In the Vigna radiata var. radiata cultivar VC1973A unplaced genomic scaffold, Vradiata_ver6 scaffold_363, whole genome shotgun sequence genome, ttaaactgGTGGAGTTTATTTCTTTCTAACTCTTTCAAATTAGATTATCAATtggtatatttatactattgtaatCCAATAATCAAACAAATTCATCCAAGATACTTTTCTATAACTCTTATAAAGGTAGGTATAGTTGATGCATGTGATATATTTAATGGAAGTGTTGAAATTTGATAAAGTATATTGTGGGTGAAATGAATGTTATGCACCAGGCATGTTATAAtacttaaattcttaaaaagtaagtagtaaatatttcaatattagagaatgcaaatatttcttACATGTTACGAATACAAATGTATaccttttctttctcaaaattaatatatacatatatatatatatatatatatatattataattgaagaaaaataaaaaaataaaagccgaaacttatataaaaataggTATAAGTAGTATAATTTGTATTGAACATTAAGGCTttcatcatatatttaatacaaCTGATGGTTATTAATACAAGATACTTCAAATACAAATACATATAacaatttgattttgttgaatttttaaagaaatatataaatatgctAATTTTCattgttaatgattttttttaatttgttaatagaaacatatatttataataattagtaaagacaaaaataataatttaaaattttatgatagtTTAAAATATTCCATGAAAGAAATCAACATGTTTTTGCTAAATTATGTCGTAAGAGAGAAAGTATTTATAATGATACTATGTTCTAATTCCAagtttcaaataaaatcaataccagtttttaaaaaaatcaaagaaatagttataaaaatactaaattcatatcttttgtaaaatttgagaattatttaaaccaaactaatttttttcaaaaagtacaATGGTAAAATCACATCTTTCTCCaaattaaagtatttataaatgtgataattgataaaaataaataagtaaaattgcTAGTGTGATGTATTTTTAAGCTAAACATTTTTAGCAGATGTATCATCCGAGTCACTATAGTGTGACTATAGTAAATGTAATACTTGATAGCCCTACCTAGAGGGATTGTTTTCGCTGTttatttgcatatatatatatatatatatatatatatatatatatatatatatatatatatatatatatatatatatatatatatatgttcatatggataaattattaattatatatttgagtgatttattacttttaagttAACTATAAtgtatacatataatataatttgaacataACTGACGTGTTATTGTATGATATGCCATTTTGAGGTTACAAATTTAGCATGTGAACCATTGATGAAAGTGGGTATTTACCAAATATTGATGTTATGTGAAAGACTCTCTTGTTTTATTGATAGTCTAAACGTGGGTGTCAAAGTAACATAACCGATCCACACAAATTGATTTAcatgagttaaaaataataagttaccTCAACCttattcactttttttagtTGAAAACATTATATCCCAACTTAATTTATCACAGGTTTGGttgatttcatttatttgaaaatattgcattctttcatttgttttatatatttattacaagtAGATTGACttgactaattattttataataattctcttaatatattttaataaacatgaatataaatatagtagttgaaaattaaagtatgaatcttaattatttgagaataaacaaattaaacatttaaattattgaaatattattgagTAATATTGTAGTGTTAAAAAAACCAAATTATCAACCTATATAATTacttatcataaaaaacatGTGAAAATGGTAAAAGGTTTTGGTGGATTGTGAATCATTTATCTTCAATCCAACTCAAATCTATTTAACCTAATAAGGCTTAATTATTTGGATGATCCTTATTTTAGTGACAATGTGTCAATTTGgtccttacttttaaaataatttcaattttgtctttaaatttgttaatgTGTATCAATCAAATCCTTACCATAAGTTTTTCAGAAACAACCTCAAGAGTGTGGTGACGTGACAAAGGACAATATATACatgtaaaaaattgtaattgtaCAATGGAGAGGTTGAACGATTCGCAATATATCTAAAGAGTTTGAAGAGTTTAAATAACTTGGTAAAACATTCAAAGAGTTCAATAAAGTTTACAGAAAACTCAAATAGCTCAACAAGACATTTGGATAACTCGACTAAATGCATGGAGAACTAAAATAATTCGACAAAACATCAAGAGAACTTGGTAAAGTGTTTGAAGAAGTCAGATAGCTCGATCAAACATCTGAAGAGTTCGACAAGTCAGACCGAGCTTATTGGATTTCCTAGTGAGCTATCTGACTGACTTCTTGATGCACCTTATCGAGCTTTAGGAATATCTTGAcgaattattcatatattttattgaactcTCTAAATCTAAGCTATTTAAGTTCTTAATACACTTAACTGAGTTCTTAATATGTCTTGTTGAattgtttgaattctctatacGTTTAAcgaatttaagaataaaattaaaatttatgtaaaaagaaagacgaaattaacaaaatatctTAAAGTAAAAATCATATGAGAAATTAagctcaataataaataatataaaacagttGAAAAAAGATAGGAACTTTGATTCGTAAACGTTAGGGACTATAGTTGTAAATTCGGACACTCAACAATAAGCCAAAGCAAATAAACCAAAGAAGGAGGATGCATATGCAAAATGGATGTCCGGATGGAGTACATTTGCACACAAACGCAAGCAGTTGAGCAGTATTTTCGCATACACAAAGGATAGTGCCGAAAAATCCAGAATCCAATGACATCTATTTCCAGCTTGGACACAAAAACAAAAccctttcatttttatttttccattttctcttcACCAATaaccaaaattaataataattatattatttatttatttattcgtacattaataaataaatggttCGTGTGCTAGCTCACTCTAGTTACTCCTCACCAGCTTCagtgagaagaaaagaaaaggacgAAGCCATGCGTTTTTGCCCGTGCTTTGGATCCGACGAGGCCAAGGCGATCGCCGATCGCGACCCGGTTCTGCTAGTTTCGGGCATGGGCGGCTCCATTGTGAATTCCAAGCCCAAGACATTCGGGTTCACAACCCGGGTTTGGGTCAGGCTTCTGCTCGCTGATTTGGAGTTCCGGAAGAAGATTTGGTCCCATTACAATCCCAAAACAGGTCCTACCTCTACTTCTTCTCTTTCCACCATTTCTGAGTTTTGGTTAAGTCGGTTTTGGTCTCGCAAATTGACGCGAACTCTCAGGCTACTGTGAAACGTTGGACAAGAAGTCTGAGCTTGTGGTCCCTGACGATGATCATGGCCTCTATGCGATCGATATTTTGGATCCATCGTGGGTCAGTGGctgattattaattatttaacttttaattatttcgTTCTTTGGTTTGTTCTTGTGGCTGAGTGTTTCTCTTGTGTTGTCTGGCAGTTTACGAAGTGTGTGCATTTGACAGAGGTGTATCATTTTCACGACATGATTGAAATGCTTGTTGGATGCGGTTACGAGAAGGGAACCACGCTGTTTGGGTTCGGATATGATTTCCGCCAAAGCAATAGGTAATGCTATGAACTATAAACTTCATTTCCTGAATTTGTTATGTACCGTagggagtttttttttttttttttttatttatagactcTAATAGGGTTAAAATTACACAAAATGAACTGGGCATCTTCCATGACTTCAAGTCAACTTATGAATTATTCGGATAAATTCTTCCTTAAACACTTACCTGAtaagaaaatatgaaacaaacttcttcttttaagttaaaattaatcttCGAATTTGGATTTAGGACTTAATTCAATCCTACGAAATTTAATTGTAAGATAAACATTGTCTCCACTTATCTACTTTAATTTGACTGTAACAGTGAGATCTAAACAATCATCTTTGAGGTTGTAATTAAGGTAACCCTCTACAATTAATGTGATTTTCCAATAATTAGGTTAggtttaagttaaaaattagcTTTTGGAGAAACTAATATGAGAAAACTTTTACAAGTTAGTTTATggataagttaattttaattctgggaaaaaatcatttcatttttttcttattattagaGAAATTTATCCAAACAGATCCTTATGCCCCAGTTTTACTGAGTATGtctcatttaaattttcaaaaagtcCAGTTACATAAGTTGATCTCAATTTACAAGAGAAGTTCCTTTCATTTTAccgtctatttttttttctgctatACATGCTTATGGATGAGTTTAGGGTCTAACTTCACACTATGTACtcattgttattattgttgCTGTTGATGGTAGGATTGACAAGTCAATGGAAGGTCTTAAACATAAGTTGGAGACTGCTCACAAAGCTTCTGGTGGAAGAAAAGTCAATTTAATTTCTCATTCCATGGGAGGAATTATGATCTCGTGTTTCATGTCGCTTCACAGAGATGTGTGCATAATTTTTCTCTATGACCTTGTCCTATGTATATACAGGGAGGGAACTTATATTGTAACTAGTGATTGTTTTCATTGTTCCTTGGCAGGTGTTTACGAAATATGTGAATAAGTGGATTTGCTTGGCTTGCCCTTTCCAAGGTGATTCCTTTGCTGTTGCgtgttttcctttcttttggcCCCTGTTCTTTTTGGTAAACTGCACTCATTTGTATTGGTCTATGATAGAAAATTTAAGAACATTAGGTTTACTGAATATAAACTTAACATACAGAGAGAGAAGTTTCAGTAATCAATGAAAATGAATTCACTCCCCAAGAATTTGAGTTACATCAGGTTTATATAATTAGTGACATTAGCTTCTAACAGAAGGTACTAACAGAACCTAACCATCTCTTGGTTAGTTAGAGAATTCAACTGTCATAGAAGCTACTAAATTACTACTTATTGGTAAAGTAAACTTGTGGAGTAAAACTATGCCCCCAATACCCCTGCTAGCTCATGAGTGGTGAGAAGCATGCAAATCAACCACCTTGAGCTTGGACTGAAGAGCACAAAACCAAAAGGGAGAGAGAGCTTTAGTGACAATATTTGCACATTGATCAAGGTCTGGCACATGAACGGAACCATAAGAAGCTTGCCGACAAAATTCTCTTGAACAAAAAATAGGTCCAATACCATATGACATAGTCAATGTGAAAAACTCGTAAgatgaatttgaaataaattcttAACAGCGTGTGATTTATGGACAATCTGCTAttcttcaaattttgttaactacTTAATACTAATTATTTACTCTTTGTATTCAAATGAATGTTTTCATCTCATTGATTTGATTAGCAAGGGCCCCATTAAAGTACATAATTTTATGTCCCTGTTCTTTATAAGAAACTGGATTTTTTTCTGACATTTTTCCACGCACTGGATTGAAATAAACACTGAGCCATGATTGTCTTTCAACATTAGTTACCCAGAGAAACCGGTCCCTTTTCTTGTCGAGCTTTTTTTATCTAGGGACCCtactataaatatattgatgtggtgaaagttttagaaaaatgtgCGACTATGAATATATCGGAATATTGCCATGCTCTGCGTCACAACTAAAAGAGCTTAGGATACTTTTCATTTATACGTATCTATTTCCATTTTCCCAGATGTCTTAAACCATCCTTGCTTGAATATGAATTCCACATGAACAGGAGCCCCAGGGTGCATCAATGATTCTTTATTAACTGGATTAGAGTTTGTTGATGGCTTTCAAAGCTACTTTTTTGTGAAAAGGTGGACTATGCATCAATTGGTAAATTCTTGTTCCCAAGCAAACTTTTGTGAAAAGGTGTACTAtctttgaattgaattttgactgttggaaaaatatttttccgaGGACagattttctttgtatttttaaaattttaaatcagggccttgtatttttaaaattttaaatcaggGCCTTGGGGGCGTGGTCCAGTTCAAATGAATTGCCTTTTCAAAGGAATGGATTGGATGGTGACTTACCTTTGAATCCCTGGGAACTAGTGGATATGAGCTATATACGGGGCAGAATAACTGATGGGTGCTGGAGTTGTTTTCTGCTATGAAGCTTCTAATGGCTAAGACCATTCCCCATGTATACAATTTCACACTTTCTCGGAGTGCTTCTCACTACAATTAACTATTCTGACTTAGCTATTGAAGGCCCCACACTGTTGAACCTCTCTGGCACCCATTACAGTGACTCACTGATGTCTGCAGCTCATATCTATTAGTTCTTCAGATCCAAAGCCTGGTCACAGTCCTATTCATTCATTTGAGAATAGTCCCAATTTTCTTACTTTGTGTAGCATGCGGTAAAACCACTAAGTTTTTTGGAATGATCTTTCTTACACGTTAGCTAGTGGAGTGTCCATCAGTCTATGAAATGTTGGCAAATCCATCTTATGAGTGGAAAAAGCAGCCAGAAAT is a window encoding:
- the LOC106779582 gene encoding phospholipase A(1) LCAT3 isoform X2, with the protein product MVRVLAHSSYSSPASVRRKEKDEAMRFCPCFGSDEAKAIADRDPVLLVSGMGGSIVNSKPKTFGFTTRVWVRLLLADLEFRKKIWSHYNPKTGYCETLDKKSELVVPDDDHGLYAIDILDPSWFTKCVHLTEVYHFHDMIEMLVGCGYEKGTTLFGFGYDFRQSNRIDKSMEGLKHKLETAHKASGGRKVNLISHSMGGIMISCFMSLHRDVFTKYVNKWICLACPFQGAPGCINDSLLTGLEFVDGFQSYFFVKRWTMHQLLVECPSVYEMLANPSYEWKKQPEILVWRKHTKDGDNNTNLESYGPTQSISLFEEALRNNELSYNGKTIRLPFNFDILDWAIKTRQLIANAKLPDGVSFYNIYGTSLDTPFDVCYGSEDSPIEDLSEICHTMLIQYLSDQHVFA
- the LOC106779582 gene encoding phospholipase A(1) LCAT3 isoform X1, with the translated sequence MVRVLAHSSYSSPASVRRKEKDEAMRFCPCFGSDEAKAIADRDPVLLVSGMGGSIVNSKPKTFGFTTRVWVRLLLADLEFRKKIWSHYNPKTGYCETLDKKSELVVPDDDHGLYAIDILDPSWFTKCVHLTEVYHFHDMIEMLVGCGYEKGTTLFGFGYDFRQSNRIDKSMEGLKHKLETAHKASGGRKVNLISHSMGGIMISCFMSLHRDVFTKYVNKWICLACPFQGAPGCINDSLLTGLEFVDGFQSYFFVKRWTMHQLLVECPSVYEMLANPSYEWKKQPEILVWRKHTKDGDNNTNLESYGPTQSISLFEEALRNNELSYNGKTIRLPFNFDILDWAIKTRQLIANAKLPDGVSFYNIYGTSLDTPFDVCYGSEDSPIEDLSEICHTMPLYSYVDGDGTVPAESAKADGLKATERVGVGASHRGILRDETVFQHIQKWLGVEPMVSKQSKTFKVADADRIVPMVL